TTATTTTTTTATTAAATGATGAAATTAAACTTGATTATGGGTTTCAATATTCTGAAACATCAAATTATTCTCGTTATGATAGATTATTAATTTACAGAAATGATTTGCCTCGAAGTGCCGAATGGTATTACGGACCGCAAGTTTGGATGATGAATAATTTTAATGTTTCTTATAGTAAATCAAATATTTTCTATGATAATTTAATTTTTAGAATTGCACATCAAAATTTTAAAGAAAGTCGTCATAATAGAGACTTAAATAATAATATTCGATTCGATAAATTTGAAGAAGTAGATGTATATTCAATTAATTTTGATATGAACAAAAAACTTACGGAAAATTCATCTGTCATTTATGGAATTGAAGAAATTTATAATAATGTTAAATCAGCTGGAAAAGATACAGATATCAATAATAATCATTCTGTAAAAGGTGTTTCGAGATATCCTCAATCAAAATGGAATTCAATATCAGCTTTCATAGATTATAAAAACTTTCTTACAGATAAAATAATTTTTGAAACCGGATTTAGATACAGTTACTTTAGTCTTAGCGCAGATTTTGATACAACTTTTTATCCATTTCCATTTACAAATACAGACTTAAATGAAGGATCTTTTTCCGGAAGTTTTGGTTTAGTTTTCAATCCAAATAAATCAACTACAATAAACTTAAATTTATCAAACGGATTTAGATCGCCAAATGTTGATGATTTGGGAAAAGTTTTTGACTCTGAACCGGGATCTGTTATTATACCAAATCCAAATCTTAAAGCTGAATATGCATATAATATTGATTTAGGAATTGCAAAAGTTTTTAGTGATTTTCTTAAAATTGATTTTACTACATTTTATACTTATTTAGATAATGCAATGGTGAGAAGAGATTTTACACTTAATGGATTAGATAGTATAATTTATTCCGGCGAAATGAGTAAAGTACAAGCACTTCAAAATGCCGCAAATGCAAATGTGTGGGGAATCCAAGCCGGAATTGAAATAAAACTACCTTATGGATTTGGATTTACGGTAAATACAAATTATCAAAAAGGTGAAGAAATTTTAGATGACGGAAGTAAAAGTCCATTACGACATGCAGCGCCAATATTTTCTTCTGCTCATATAACTTATTCATATAGAAATTTTAAATTGGATTTTTACAATTTTCAAAATGGTAAAATTTCATTTAAGAATATGCCAGAAGAAGAAAAATCAAAGAATTATATTTACGCAATTGATAAAAATGGAAATCCATATTCACCAAGTTGGTACACATTAAATTTAAAGTTTGATTATCGATTTATAGAAAAAATATCAATCGGTTGTGGAATAGAAAATATTACTGACCAAAGATATCGTCCATATAGTTCGGGCTTGGTTTCATCCGGAAGAAATTTTATTTTTTCAATCAGATATAAAATATAACTTAATTGAGATGGATAAATTTCTATCTCAATATTTTTTAAATAAATTTCACAAAACTCCTCTTCTTTATTTAAATTGTAATAAAAATTATTAAGCATAAATCATGTCATTATTGTCCGATATAATTGTTCTTCTATCACTTGCAATTTTAATCATTTTAATTGCAACTAAATTAAAAATTCCCGTTTTAATTGGTTTTTTAATTACGGGCATTTTAATTGGACCAACTGCTTTAAGTCTTGTGAGTAATATTTCAGCTATTGAAATCCTTGCCGAAATTGGAATAATTCTTTTGATGTTTACAATCGGATTAGAATTTTCGATTGACAAAATAAATCAAATGAAAAAAGATTTTTTTACATACGGAAGTTTGCAAGTTTTTATTACTTGGATTTTCCTTGCCATTGTATGTTATATTTTTGGATTATCAATTTCTCAATCCATATTTATTGGGTTTACTTTGTCATTAAGTAGTACGGCAATAATTTTAAAATATTTAAAAGACAAGGACAAATTAAATTCTCAATCCGGAATAAAAATAACCGGAATCTTATTATTTCAAGATGCTGTATTAATTCCTTTCTTGATTTTTTTGCCAGCTTTAACAACTACTTCAAATATTTCAACTTCACTTTTGTATGATGTATTAATTTCCTTTGCAAGCTTATCAATTCTGCTTTTACTCAGCAAATTTTTAATTCCTAGACTTTTCACATTCATAATTAATTTGCGTTTAGCAGAATTATTTATTGTAACAATTTTTGTTATCATATTCGGAATTTCACTTGCCGCATATAAATTAGGTGCTTCACTTGCTATGGGAGCTTTTATTGCCGGACTTTCAATTTCAGATACTGAACATGCGCATCACGTAAATACCGAACTTATTCCCTCAAGAAATTTATTTAACTCAATTTTCTTTATTTCAATCGGGATGTTTATTGATCTAAATTTCGTAACTTCATATTATTTACAAATTGTGTCAGTTACATTATTACTTATAGTTATCAAAGGTTTCATCTTATTTTCAATATTTAATTTATTAAAAAATCCAATTAGTATTGGAGTTTTTACAGCTTTAAGTTTATCTCACATTGGTGAATTCTCTTTTATATTGTTAAGACTTTCTAACCAAAGTAATTTATTTTCAGATTATATTTATCAACTTTTTCTTTCTTCTTCAATTCTAAGTATGTTTTTTATTCCGATGTTAATAAAAATCGGAGAAAATATTTCAAGAAAAAGTATTATAAAAACCAAAGTTGGATATATAGAAAACGATGAAAATATAACGAAGAAAAATCATGCAATAATTGCCGGATTTGGTGTAAATGGAAAAAACATTTCTAATGTTTTAAAACTTATGGGAATTCCATTTATTATAATTGAAGCAAATCCGAAAACAGTAAGCAAATATAAAAAGTTGAATTACCCAATTTATTATGGCGAACTCGATAGAAAAGAAAATTTAGATTCAATGGGAATTATCAATGCAGCATTGCTTGTAATTGCAATCTCAGATATTGA
The nucleotide sequence above comes from Ignavibacteriota bacterium. Encoded proteins:
- a CDS encoding TonB-dependent receptor, which codes for MKIFILLYFLILFSCKINAQNILIKDRETEDVLASVLIKSNSPNAITSTDYNGVADISNFRNSEKILFQHLGYETLEKSFSEIEKENFILFMSPTNISLDQIVVSATRWNQTQNEVSSKIINISPKDIELQNPQTTADLLNSTGQVFIQKSQQGGGSPMIRGFATNRLLISIDGIRMNTAIFRSGNLQNVISLDNYSLQNVEVLFGPGSVIYGSDAIGGVMSFYTLQPKLSLTENIFYSGNSSLRFSSANNEATGHIDFNLGWQNFAMLSSVTYSKFGNVKMGEFGPNEYLRNEYVKRINSEDIVITNSNPLIQKPVDYNQLNILQKFIFLLNDEIKLDYGFQYSETSNYSRYDRLLIYRNDLPRSAEWYYGPQVWMMNNFNVSYSKSNIFYDNLIFRIAHQNFKESRHNRDLNNNIRFDKFEEVDVYSINFDMNKKLTENSSVIYGIEEIYNNVKSAGKDTDINNNHSVKGVSRYPQSKWNSISAFIDYKNFLTDKIIFETGFRYSYFSLSADFDTTFYPFPFTNTDLNEGSFSGSFGLVFNPNKSTTINLNLSNGFRSPNVDDLGKVFDSEPGSVIIPNPNLKAEYAYNIDLGIAKVFSDFLKIDFTTFYTYLDNAMVRRDFTLNGLDSIIYSGEMSKVQALQNAANANVWGIQAGIEIKLPYGFGFTVNTNYQKGEEILDDGSKSPLRHAAPIFSSAHITYSYRNFKLDFYNFQNGKISFKNMPEEEKSKNYIYAIDKNGNPYSPSWYTLNLKFDYRFIEKISIGCGIENITDQRYRPYSSGLVSSGRNFIFSIRYKI
- a CDS encoding cation:proton antiporter, whose translation is MSLLSDIIVLLSLAILIILIATKLKIPVLIGFLITGILIGPTALSLVSNISAIEILAEIGIILLMFTIGLEFSIDKINQMKKDFFTYGSLQVFITWIFLAIVCYIFGLSISQSIFIGFTLSLSSTAIILKYLKDKDKLNSQSGIKITGILLFQDAVLIPFLIFLPALTTTSNISTSLLYDVLISFASLSILLLLSKFLIPRLFTFIINLRLAELFIVTIFVIIFGISLAAYKLGASLAMGAFIAGLSISDTEHAHHVNTELIPSRNLFNSIFFISIGMFIDLNFVTSYYLQIVSVTLLLIVIKGFILFSIFNLLKNPISIGVFTALSLSHIGEFSFILLRLSNQSNLFSDYIYQLFLSSSILSMFFIPMLIKIGENISRKSIIKTKVGYIENDENITKKNHAIIAGFGVNGKNISNVLKLMGIPFIIIEANPKTVSKYKKLNYPIYYGELDRKENLDSMGIINAALLVIAISDIEATQRSIKIAKSINPNIKLIVRANYVTQVEEMYKLGADLVISQDLETSLVFINHILDYYNLPRNITRLQTNLLKKEHYKFFTSNNQNYDWNIFESDIVQKDNEMFFISSSSKLISKNIIEIDPVKNDLIKIIGIVRENKIISDNFDEEKIQKFDTLILSGTHRNLETALNWFETNN